One Primulina huaijiensis isolate GDHJ02 chromosome 8, ASM1229523v2, whole genome shotgun sequence genomic region harbors:
- the LOC140982833 gene encoding embryogenesis-associated protein EMB8-like isoform X3 yields the protein MAYLATSIPTCAQVYVLSGVDATNNHVISEDDATPIIVMIPGLTSDSASPYMKHLVFNTAKHGWNVVVSNHRGLGGVSVTSDCFYNAGWTEDVRDVINYLHEKYYAAPLFVVGTSIGANILVKYLGEDGENVPVAGAVAVCSPWDLLIGSRFICRRLVQKLYDRALTIGLQGYAQLHETRYSRLANWEGIKKVSLLQCCVLFEQSRSIRDFDTHATCLVGNYETVDTYYRRCSSAAFIGQVSVPLLCISALDDPVCTREAIPWDECRANKNIVLATTQHGGHLAFFEGFTASGLWWVTAVNEFLEVLYSSSYMHKQKKKESNGSHSVLLQSSIDQGPYLNVADGMVAAMGNEQTDGAIIETSDETNRTGFDTGNHEVTDPRKPDSSSFVAQKEGGDSKGSTVVERCLYQISRQNKRSIWLLAYVAILSTWPIVGAALGFFFQKKIKRALQGKTA from the exons ATGGCATATCTGGCAACTAGTATCCCCACCTGTGCACAAGTTTATGTCT TATCTGGAGTAGATGCTACAAATAACCACGTTATTTCTGAAGATGATGCGACTCCAATTATTGTTATGATTCCAGGACTGACAAGTGATTCTGCTTCTCCG TACATGAAACATCTTGTTTTCAATACAGCAAAACATGGTTGGAATGTGGTTGTCAGCAATCACCGAGGATTAGGTGGCGTTTCTGTAACT TCAGATTGTTTCTATAATGCTGGATGGACAGAGGATGTGCGAGATGTCATTAATTATCTACATGAAAAGTATTATGCAGCACCATTGTTTGTTGTGGGAACTAGTATCGGTGCTAACATTTTG gtAAAATATCTTGGAGAGGATGGGGAGAATGTTCCGGTTGCAGGTGCTGTAGCAGTTTGCTCTCCTTGGGATCTCTTG ATTGGTTCCAGGTTTATATGTCGAAGACTAGTACAAAAGTTATATGACAGAGCTCTTACCATTGGTCTTCAAGGTTATGCACAATT GCATGAAACTCGTTATTCTCGCCTTGCTAACTGGGAGGGTATCAAAAAAGTTAGTCTTCTGCAGTGCTGTGTACTTTTCGAGCAA TCACGATCTATTCGGGATTTTGATACTCATGCCACCTGTCTAGTTGGAAACTATGAG ACTGTGGACACGTACTATAGACGTTGTAGCAGTGCTGCTTTTATCGGACAAGTTTCAGTTCCACTATTATGCATAAGTGCATTGGACGACCCGGTTTGCACTAGAGAAGCCATTCCTTGGGATGAGTGCCG AGCAAATAAAAACATCGTTCTAGCCACAACACAACATGGTGGACACCTGGCATTCTTTGAGGGCTTCACTGCATCTGGCCTATG GTGGGTGACAGCCGTTAATGAATTTCTCGAAGTTTTATATTCGAGTTCTTACATGCATAAACAAAAGAAG AAAGAAAGCAATGGATCTCATTCTGTACTACTTCAATCTTCGATAGATCAAGGCCCATATCTCAACGTAGCTGATGGAATGGTGGCTGCAATGGGAAATGAGCAAACGGATGGTGCTATCATTGAGACATCTGATGAGACTAACAGAACCGGTTTTGATACAGGCAACCATGAGGTCACTGATCCAAGAAAACCGGATTCTTCATCCTTTGTGGCTCAAAAAGAAGGTGGGGATTCAAAGGGCTCAACTGTCGTTGAAAGGTGCTTATATCAGATTTCGCGACAAAATAAGAGGTCCATCTGGTTGCTTGCTTATGTAGCCATTCTATCAACTTGGCCTATAGTCGGGGCAGCACTTGGTTTTTTCTTCCAAAAGAAGATTAAAAGAGCATTACAAGGAAAAACCGCGTAA
- the LOC140983201 gene encoding sucrose transport protein-like isoform X1, whose amino-acid sequence MLQEQYFFCYDAVIHELDSIVLRFLGKRLEKGSYMEVDAEVKNSRVSSLEVQQPPLGAEPLEKVILVASIAAGVQFAWALQLSLLTPYVQLLGVPHRWAAFIWLCGPISGMLVQPIVGYYSDNCTSRFGRRRPFIAAGSALVSVAVFLVGFAADLGHAAGDHIGKAVKPRAITVFVVGFWILDVANNMLQGPCRAFLADLSGGSASKMSTANALYSFFMAVGNVLGYAAGAYTHLYKIFPFSKTKACDLYCANLKSCLFISVALLLTLTALALIIVREKETPNISSLEAAKKRKIPLFGELLGALKDLPRPMWILLLVTFLNWFAWFPFLLFDTDWMGKEVYGGKVGEGKLYDLGVHAGALGLMLNSVVLGITSLGVQFLVHSFGGVKKVWGGVNFLLAFCLGMTLWITKFAESSRRGVATNGSAGATLQPPQVGVRVGALALFAVLGIPQAITYSIPFTLASIFSSNSGAGQGLSLGVLNLAIVIPQMMVSVASGPWDAMFGGSNLPAFVAGAVAAAASGIVALTMLPSPHSDVSSANALCTGGFH is encoded by the exons ATGTTGCAGGAGCAATATTTCTTTTGCTATGATGCAGTTATTCATGAACTTGACAGCATAGTACTACGTTTTTTGG GAAAAAGACTAGAGAAAGGCAGTTACATGGAGGTTGATGCTGAAGTAAAGAACAGTAGAGTTTCTTCGTTGGAAGTACAACAACCGCCGTTAGGGGCGGAGCCACTGGAAAAAGTTATTCTGGTGGCCTCTATAGCGGCGGGAGTGCAGTTCGCGTGGGCTCTGCAGCTCTCTCTTCTAACTCCATACGTGCAGCTTTTAGGAGTACCCCATAGGTGGGCCGCTTTTATTTGGCTTTGCGGACCCATTTCGGGGATGTTGGTTCAGCCAATTGTTGGTTACTACAGTGATAACTGTACCTCCCGGTTCGGCCGCCGCCGTCCCTTCATCGCCGCCGGGTCTGCCCTGGTTTCCGTTGCCGTTTTTCTCGTTGGATTCGCCGCTGATTTAGGCCATGCAGCGGGTGATCACATCGGGAAGGCTGTGAAGCCACGAGCTATTACTGTTTTTGTGGTGGGGTTTTGGATTCTTGACGTTGCCAATAACATGTTACAG GGTCCTTGTAGGGCATTCTTGGCCGATTTATCAGGAGGAAGTGCAAGCAAAATGAGCACCGCAAATGCTCTGTACTCGTTCTTCATGGCAGTGGGGAACGTTCTAGGCTACGCCGCCGGAGCATATACCCACCTCTACAAAATCTTCCCTTTCTCGAAGACCAAAGCTTGCGACTTGTACTGTGCAAATCTCAAGAGCTGTTTATTCATCTCCGTTGCTCTTTTGTTGACTTTGACCGCTCTAGCATTAATCATTGTACGAGAAAAGGAAACACCAAACATCTCATCACTGGAGGCAGCCAAAAAACGAAAGATTCCACTTTTTGGGGAATTATTGGGTGCGCTTAAGGACTTGCCTAGACCCATGTGGATTTTACTACTGGTAACGTTTCTTAACTGGTTTGCTTGGTTCCCCTTCTTGTTGTTTGATACAGATTGGATGGGGAAGGAGGTGTACGGTGGTAAAGTGGGGGAGGGGAAGTTGTATGATCTTGGTGTGCATGCTGGTGCACTGGGGCTGATGCTTAATTCTGTGGTATTGGGTATCACTTCTTTGGGAGTACAATTTTTGGTTCATTCTTTTGGTGGGGTGAAAAAGGTGTGGGGTGGGGTTAACTTTTTGTTGGCTTTCTGTTTGGGAATGACTCTTTGGATCACTAAATTTGCCGAGTCAAGTAGGCGTGGTGTTGCCACCAATGGGAGTGCCGGTGCCACATTGCAGCCGCCTCAGGTTGGTGTTAGGGTTGGAGCTCTGGCCCTCTTTGCTGTTCTTGGGATACCTCAAGCA ATAACTTACAGCATTCCATTTACTTTGGCATCCATATTTTCCAGTAATTCTGGTGCAGGGCAAG GTCTTTCACTGGGAGTTCTAAATCTTGCAATTGTCATACCACAG ATGATGGTTTCTGTGGCAAGTGGGCCGTGGGATGCCATGTTCGGAGGCAGTAACCTGCCTGCATTTGTGGCGGGAGCGGTGGCAGCCGCTGCCAGCGGTATTGTTGCATTGACAATGCTTCCATCTCCACATTCTGATGTTTCATCAGCCAATGCTTTGTGCACCGGTGGATTTCATTGA
- the LOC140982833 gene encoding embryogenesis-associated protein EMB8-like isoform X1, with product MDDCSEAILEPPAIPYKLLLDTAFAIPIWKYFAGFLLFCTILLYNFLEFHFFQDLFTGFRGGPVSLTFNPSSDIYRAVVSKCKTLHGRYLATPWLSNPHFQTSFINFFGRPPVFSYRRQMFHASDGGTFALDWLMHSDVSGVDATNNHVISEDDATPIIVMIPGLTSDSASPYMKHLVFNTAKHGWNVVVSNHRGLGGVSVTSDCFYNAGWTEDVRDVINYLHEKYYAAPLFVVGTSIGANILVKYLGEDGENVPVAGAVAVCSPWDLLIGSRFICRRLVQKLYDRALTIGLQGYAQLHETRYSRLANWEGIKKVSLLQCCVLFEQSRSIRDFDTHATCLVGNYETVDTYYRRCSSAAFIGQVSVPLLCISALDDPVCTREAIPWDECRANKNIVLATTQHGGHLAFFEGFTASGLWWVTAVNEFLEVLYSSSYMHKQKKKESNGSHSVLLQSSIDQGPYLNVADGMVAAMGNEQTDGAIIETSDETNRTGFDTGNHEVTDPRKPDSSSFVAQKEGGDSKGSTVVERCLYQISRQNKRSIWLLAYVAILSTWPIVGAALGFFFQKKIKRALQGKTA from the exons ATGGATGATTGCTCTGAAGCAATTCTTGAACCTCCGGCAATTCCTTATAAGCTCCTTCTTGATACCGCTTTTGCAATACCCATTTGGAAGTATTTTGCTGGGTTTCTTCTCTTTTGCACTATTTTGTTGTACAATTTTTTGGAGTTCCATTTTTTCCAGGATCTTTTTACTGGATTTCGCGGTGGTCCGGTTTCATTGACGTTTAATCCGAGCTCGGATATATATCGTGCAGTCGTATCCAAGTGTAAGACGCTTCATGGGAG GTATTTGGCGACACCCTGGCTCTCAAATCCACATTTCCAAACTTCTTTCATAAACTTCTTTGGGAGGCCTCCAGTGTTTAGCTATCGAAG ACAAATGTTTCATGCATCTGATGGTGGGACGTTTGCTCTGGATTGGTTAATGCATTCTGATG TATCTGGAGTAGATGCTACAAATAACCACGTTATTTCTGAAGATGATGCGACTCCAATTATTGTTATGATTCCAGGACTGACAAGTGATTCTGCTTCTCCG TACATGAAACATCTTGTTTTCAATACAGCAAAACATGGTTGGAATGTGGTTGTCAGCAATCACCGAGGATTAGGTGGCGTTTCTGTAACT TCAGATTGTTTCTATAATGCTGGATGGACAGAGGATGTGCGAGATGTCATTAATTATCTACATGAAAAGTATTATGCAGCACCATTGTTTGTTGTGGGAACTAGTATCGGTGCTAACATTTTG gtAAAATATCTTGGAGAGGATGGGGAGAATGTTCCGGTTGCAGGTGCTGTAGCAGTTTGCTCTCCTTGGGATCTCTTG ATTGGTTCCAGGTTTATATGTCGAAGACTAGTACAAAAGTTATATGACAGAGCTCTTACCATTGGTCTTCAAGGTTATGCACAATT GCATGAAACTCGTTATTCTCGCCTTGCTAACTGGGAGGGTATCAAAAAAGTTAGTCTTCTGCAGTGCTGTGTACTTTTCGAGCAA TCACGATCTATTCGGGATTTTGATACTCATGCCACCTGTCTAGTTGGAAACTATGAG ACTGTGGACACGTACTATAGACGTTGTAGCAGTGCTGCTTTTATCGGACAAGTTTCAGTTCCACTATTATGCATAAGTGCATTGGACGACCCGGTTTGCACTAGAGAAGCCATTCCTTGGGATGAGTGCCG AGCAAATAAAAACATCGTTCTAGCCACAACACAACATGGTGGACACCTGGCATTCTTTGAGGGCTTCACTGCATCTGGCCTATG GTGGGTGACAGCCGTTAATGAATTTCTCGAAGTTTTATATTCGAGTTCTTACATGCATAAACAAAAGAAG AAAGAAAGCAATGGATCTCATTCTGTACTACTTCAATCTTCGATAGATCAAGGCCCATATCTCAACGTAGCTGATGGAATGGTGGCTGCAATGGGAAATGAGCAAACGGATGGTGCTATCATTGAGACATCTGATGAGACTAACAGAACCGGTTTTGATACAGGCAACCATGAGGTCACTGATCCAAGAAAACCGGATTCTTCATCCTTTGTGGCTCAAAAAGAAGGTGGGGATTCAAAGGGCTCAACTGTCGTTGAAAGGTGCTTATATCAGATTTCGCGACAAAATAAGAGGTCCATCTGGTTGCTTGCTTATGTAGCCATTCTATCAACTTGGCCTATAGTCGGGGCAGCACTTGGTTTTTTCTTCCAAAAGAAGATTAAAAGAGCATTACAAGGAAAAACCGCGTAA
- the LOC140982434 gene encoding protein DETOXIFICATION 54 yields MAEKSSDFYSHKLPSSSQVVEELKELWSMALPITAMNCLVYVRAVVSVLFLGRIGSLELAGGALSIGFTNITGYSVLVGLASGLEPVCSQAYGSKNWDLLSLSLHRMIFILFLAVIPISVIWINLESIMLFMGQDKDITSMAATYCVYSLPDLLTNTFLQPLRVYLRSQGVTKPQMWCTLLAVMFHIPLNYVLVVVLRLGVPGVAMASVITNLHMMVLMMGYVVAYTRWEWKWEKIDAACGGVASLLKLAVPSCIGICLEWWWYEIVTVLAGYLPDPKLAVAATGIIIQTTSLMYTVPMALAGCISARVGNELGAGRPYKAKLAAVVALACAFAIGFINVIWTTVFKEKWGGLFTNDEMLKALVASVLPVIGLCELGNCPQTTGCGILRGAARPSVGARINLVSFYFVGTPVAVALAFWLNVGFSGLWSGLLAAQAACAISILYVVFRRTDWEIESLNASKLSGLEMNSEGKNINEEKKGLLVLEIDA; encoded by the exons ATGGCTGAAAAAAGTTCAGACTTTTACTCCCACAAATTACCTTCCTCCTCCCAG GTAGTGGAGGAGTTGAAGGAACTATGGTCGATGGCACTTCCTATAACAGCAATGAACTGTTTAGTGTATGTTAGAGCAGTGGTTTCAGTTTTGTTTTTGGGCAGAATTGGGAGCCTAGAGTTAGCCGGTGGTGCCCTTTCTATAGGCTTCACAAACATAACTGGCTACTCAGTTTTAGTAGGCCTTGCATCTGGGCTCGAGCCTGTGTGTAGCCAAGCCTACGGCAGCAAAAACTGGGACCTTCTTTCACTCTCTCTCCACCGCATGATCTTCATACTTTTCTTGGCAGTAATCCCCATAAGTGTAATTTGGATTAATCTTGAATCCATCATGCTTTTTATGGGCCAAGATAAAGATATAACCTCAATGGCTGCGACCTACTGTGTTTACTCACTCCCTGACCTTTTGACAAACACTTTTTTACAACCTTTGAGAGTATATTTAAGATCACAAGGGGTGACAAAGCCCCAAATGTGGTGCACTTTATTGGCTGTGATGTTTCATATACCATTGAATTATGTGCTTGTTGTCGTTTTGAGGTTGGGTGTTCCGGGTGTGGCGATGGCCTCTGTGATCACAAATTTGCACATGATGGTGTTGATGATGGGCTACGTTGTTGCTTATACGAGGTgggagtggaaatgggagaaaaTTGATGCGGCTTGTGGAGGTGTTGCGTCTCTTCTTAAGCTGGCAGTGCCTAGTTGTATTGGGATTTGTTTGGAGTGGTGGTGGTACGAGATTGTGACGGTGTTGGCCGGGTACTTACCGGATCCTAAGCTTGCGGTAGCTGCCACTGGGATAATTATTCAGACAACCAGCCTTATGTACACCGTTCCTATGGCATTGGCGGGCTGCATTTCAGCGAGG GTTGGCAATGAGCTCGGAGCAGGGAGGCCATACAAGGCCAAGTTGGCTGCTGTGGTTGCATTGGCCTGTGCATTTGCTATTGGATTCATCAACGTGATATGGACAACCGTCTTTAAGGAGAAATGGGGTGGACTCTTTACAAATGATGAAATGCTAAAAGCTCTAGTTGCCTCAGTTTTGCCTGTCATCGGCTTATGTGAGCTCGGAAACTGCCCCCAGACTACTGGCTGTGGCATCCTGCGTGGCGCGGCTAGGCCATCTGTTGGTGCACGAATCAATCTTGTCTCATTCTACTTTGTCGGCACACCTGTGGCAGTCGCGTTAGCCTTCTGGCTCAACGTTGGGTTCAGCGGGCTGTGGTCTGGCTTACTCGCTGCGCAAGCCGCATGTGCTATTTCGATATTATATGTTGTGTTTCGTCGCACAGACTGGGAAATTGAGTCTTTGAATGCCTCAAAACTTAGCGGCTTAGAGATGAATAGTGAGGGCAAGAATATTAACGAAGAGAAGAAGGGATTACTAGTTTTGGAGATTGATGCATGA
- the LOC140983201 gene encoding sucrose transport protein-like isoform X2, producing the protein MLQEQYFFCYDAVIHELDSIVLRFLGKRLEKGSYMEVDAEVKNSRVSSLEVQQPPLGAEPLEKVILVASIAAGVQFAWALQLSLLTPYVQLLGVPHRWAAFIWLCGPISGMLVQPIVGYYSDNCTSRFGRRRPFIAAGSALVSVAVFLVGFAADLGHAAGDHIGKAVKPRAITVFVVGFWILDVANNMLQGPCRAFLADLSGGSASKMSTANALYSFFMAVGNVLGYAAGAYTHLYKIFPFSKTKACDLYCANLKSCLFISVALLLTLTALALIIVREKETPNISSLEAAKKRKIPLFGELLGALKDLPRPMWILLLVTFLNWFAWFPFLLFDTDWMGKEVYGGKVGEGKLYDLGVHAGALGLMLNSVVLGITSLGVQFLVHSFGGVKKVWGGVNFLLAFCLGMTLWITKFAESSRRGVATNGSAGATLQPPQVGVRVGALALFAVLGIPQAVFHWEF; encoded by the exons ATGTTGCAGGAGCAATATTTCTTTTGCTATGATGCAGTTATTCATGAACTTGACAGCATAGTACTACGTTTTTTGG GAAAAAGACTAGAGAAAGGCAGTTACATGGAGGTTGATGCTGAAGTAAAGAACAGTAGAGTTTCTTCGTTGGAAGTACAACAACCGCCGTTAGGGGCGGAGCCACTGGAAAAAGTTATTCTGGTGGCCTCTATAGCGGCGGGAGTGCAGTTCGCGTGGGCTCTGCAGCTCTCTCTTCTAACTCCATACGTGCAGCTTTTAGGAGTACCCCATAGGTGGGCCGCTTTTATTTGGCTTTGCGGACCCATTTCGGGGATGTTGGTTCAGCCAATTGTTGGTTACTACAGTGATAACTGTACCTCCCGGTTCGGCCGCCGCCGTCCCTTCATCGCCGCCGGGTCTGCCCTGGTTTCCGTTGCCGTTTTTCTCGTTGGATTCGCCGCTGATTTAGGCCATGCAGCGGGTGATCACATCGGGAAGGCTGTGAAGCCACGAGCTATTACTGTTTTTGTGGTGGGGTTTTGGATTCTTGACGTTGCCAATAACATGTTACAG GGTCCTTGTAGGGCATTCTTGGCCGATTTATCAGGAGGAAGTGCAAGCAAAATGAGCACCGCAAATGCTCTGTACTCGTTCTTCATGGCAGTGGGGAACGTTCTAGGCTACGCCGCCGGAGCATATACCCACCTCTACAAAATCTTCCCTTTCTCGAAGACCAAAGCTTGCGACTTGTACTGTGCAAATCTCAAGAGCTGTTTATTCATCTCCGTTGCTCTTTTGTTGACTTTGACCGCTCTAGCATTAATCATTGTACGAGAAAAGGAAACACCAAACATCTCATCACTGGAGGCAGCCAAAAAACGAAAGATTCCACTTTTTGGGGAATTATTGGGTGCGCTTAAGGACTTGCCTAGACCCATGTGGATTTTACTACTGGTAACGTTTCTTAACTGGTTTGCTTGGTTCCCCTTCTTGTTGTTTGATACAGATTGGATGGGGAAGGAGGTGTACGGTGGTAAAGTGGGGGAGGGGAAGTTGTATGATCTTGGTGTGCATGCTGGTGCACTGGGGCTGATGCTTAATTCTGTGGTATTGGGTATCACTTCTTTGGGAGTACAATTTTTGGTTCATTCTTTTGGTGGGGTGAAAAAGGTGTGGGGTGGGGTTAACTTTTTGTTGGCTTTCTGTTTGGGAATGACTCTTTGGATCACTAAATTTGCCGAGTCAAGTAGGCGTGGTGTTGCCACCAATGGGAGTGCCGGTGCCACATTGCAGCCGCCTCAGGTTGGTGTTAGGGTTGGAGCTCTGGCCCTCTTTGCTGTTCTTGGGATACCTCAAGCA GTCTTTCACTGGGAGTTCTAA
- the LOC140982833 gene encoding embryogenesis-associated protein EMB8-like isoform X2 gives MDDCSEAILEPPAIPYKLLLDTAFAIPIWKYFAGFLLFCTILLYNFLEFHFFQDLFTGFRGGPVSLTFNPSSDIYRAVVSKCKTLHGRYLATPWLSNPHFQTSFINFFGRPPVFSYRRQMFHASDGGTFALDWLMHSDVSGVDATNNHVISEDDATPIIVMIPGLTSDSASPYMKHLVFNTAKHGWNVVVSNHRGLGGVSVTSDCFYNAGWTEDVRDVINYLHEKYYAAPLFVVGTSIGANILVKYLGEDGENVPVAGAVAVCSPWDLLIGSRFICRRLVQKLYDRALTIGLQGYAQLHETRYSRLANWEGIKKSRSIRDFDTHATCLVGNYETVDTYYRRCSSAAFIGQVSVPLLCISALDDPVCTREAIPWDECRANKNIVLATTQHGGHLAFFEGFTASGLWWVTAVNEFLEVLYSSSYMHKQKKKESNGSHSVLLQSSIDQGPYLNVADGMVAAMGNEQTDGAIIETSDETNRTGFDTGNHEVTDPRKPDSSSFVAQKEGGDSKGSTVVERCLYQISRQNKRSIWLLAYVAILSTWPIVGAALGFFFQKKIKRALQGKTA, from the exons ATGGATGATTGCTCTGAAGCAATTCTTGAACCTCCGGCAATTCCTTATAAGCTCCTTCTTGATACCGCTTTTGCAATACCCATTTGGAAGTATTTTGCTGGGTTTCTTCTCTTTTGCACTATTTTGTTGTACAATTTTTTGGAGTTCCATTTTTTCCAGGATCTTTTTACTGGATTTCGCGGTGGTCCGGTTTCATTGACGTTTAATCCGAGCTCGGATATATATCGTGCAGTCGTATCCAAGTGTAAGACGCTTCATGGGAG GTATTTGGCGACACCCTGGCTCTCAAATCCACATTTCCAAACTTCTTTCATAAACTTCTTTGGGAGGCCTCCAGTGTTTAGCTATCGAAG ACAAATGTTTCATGCATCTGATGGTGGGACGTTTGCTCTGGATTGGTTAATGCATTCTGATG TATCTGGAGTAGATGCTACAAATAACCACGTTATTTCTGAAGATGATGCGACTCCAATTATTGTTATGATTCCAGGACTGACAAGTGATTCTGCTTCTCCG TACATGAAACATCTTGTTTTCAATACAGCAAAACATGGTTGGAATGTGGTTGTCAGCAATCACCGAGGATTAGGTGGCGTTTCTGTAACT TCAGATTGTTTCTATAATGCTGGATGGACAGAGGATGTGCGAGATGTCATTAATTATCTACATGAAAAGTATTATGCAGCACCATTGTTTGTTGTGGGAACTAGTATCGGTGCTAACATTTTG gtAAAATATCTTGGAGAGGATGGGGAGAATGTTCCGGTTGCAGGTGCTGTAGCAGTTTGCTCTCCTTGGGATCTCTTG ATTGGTTCCAGGTTTATATGTCGAAGACTAGTACAAAAGTTATATGACAGAGCTCTTACCATTGGTCTTCAAGGTTATGCACAATT GCATGAAACTCGTTATTCTCGCCTTGCTAACTGGGAGGGTATCAAAAAA TCACGATCTATTCGGGATTTTGATACTCATGCCACCTGTCTAGTTGGAAACTATGAG ACTGTGGACACGTACTATAGACGTTGTAGCAGTGCTGCTTTTATCGGACAAGTTTCAGTTCCACTATTATGCATAAGTGCATTGGACGACCCGGTTTGCACTAGAGAAGCCATTCCTTGGGATGAGTGCCG AGCAAATAAAAACATCGTTCTAGCCACAACACAACATGGTGGACACCTGGCATTCTTTGAGGGCTTCACTGCATCTGGCCTATG GTGGGTGACAGCCGTTAATGAATTTCTCGAAGTTTTATATTCGAGTTCTTACATGCATAAACAAAAGAAG AAAGAAAGCAATGGATCTCATTCTGTACTACTTCAATCTTCGATAGATCAAGGCCCATATCTCAACGTAGCTGATGGAATGGTGGCTGCAATGGGAAATGAGCAAACGGATGGTGCTATCATTGAGACATCTGATGAGACTAACAGAACCGGTTTTGATACAGGCAACCATGAGGTCACTGATCCAAGAAAACCGGATTCTTCATCCTTTGTGGCTCAAAAAGAAGGTGGGGATTCAAAGGGCTCAACTGTCGTTGAAAGGTGCTTATATCAGATTTCGCGACAAAATAAGAGGTCCATCTGGTTGCTTGCTTATGTAGCCATTCTATCAACTTGGCCTATAGTCGGGGCAGCACTTGGTTTTTTCTTCCAAAAGAAGATTAAAAGAGCATTACAAGGAAAAACCGCGTAA